One Clarias gariepinus isolate MV-2021 ecotype Netherlands chromosome 5, CGAR_prim_01v2, whole genome shotgun sequence genomic region harbors:
- the slc15a1a gene encoding solute carrier family 15 member 1 — MSHTTMTDKEKKDEKKSKSVEYCGYPVSIFFIVVNEFCERFSYYGMRAVLVLYFTYFLRWDDDLATSIYHAFVALCYLTPILGAIVADSWLGKFQTIIYLSIVYAIGQIVIAVSAIHDLTDSNRDGKPDSMELHVSLALLGLILIAFGTGGIKPCVSAFGGDQFKDHQSRQRSTFFSVFYLCINGGSLLSTLITPILRGQQCGIYTKSQCYPLAFGVPAALMVVSLIIFIAGSGMYVKTEPKGNIMLDVCKCIWFAIKNRFRHRSSRYPKREHWMDWADEKYDKLLIAQIKMVLKVLFLYIPLPMFWTLFDQKGSRWTLQATTMDGTLGALVLQPEQMQTVNPILILTLVPIMDRIVYPLISKCGFNFTPLKRMTTGMFLAAMAFVAAALVQMEIDKTLPVFPSSTQSQLKVVNMGNAQLQVNIPPNPPFLLGSLQASEDYMTFDSPNIAVSLNSEINETFTLGLGQRQTLIIPSDRRSMYLEKDLTSKPEQGKNAVRFVNGRSTPLNVSDIGLIEPSAISNRTEVKQGSRTFTITEDGNSCKFSTQFGFGGAYTFLIPSTLNWAENCGGSVVKVEDIQSNSVSMALQIPQYFLITAGEVVFSVTGLEFSYSQAPSNMKAVLQAGWLFTVAVGNLIVLIVAELAKLPDKWAEYVLFASLLVAVCIIFSIMAYFYTYINPAEIEAQFKQNNELEPDDKEKKESNALYETIDDKLQMQVDETKMTKI, encoded by the exons agcgTGGAATACTGTGGTTATCCAGTCAGTATATTTTTCATTGTCGTCAACGAGTTCTGTGAAAGATTCTCCTACTATGGAATGCGCG CGGTGCTGGTGCTTTACTTCACGTACTTCCTGCGTTGGGACGATGACCTCGCCACCTCCATCTATCATGCCTTTGTGGCCCTGTGCTACCTGACTCCCATACTCGGAGCCATCGTGGCTGACTCCTGGCTTGGAAAGTTCCA AACCATCATCTACCTGTCCATTGTCTATGCCATCGGCCAGATCGTCATCGCAGTCAGTGCTATTCATGACTTGACTGACTCAAACAGAGACGGCAAACCAGACAGTATGGAACTGCATGT CTCCTTGGCGTTGTTAGGGCTGATCCTCATCGCTTTTGGTACAGGTGGCATTAAACCCTGCGTGTCTGCATTTGGAGGAGATCAGTTTAAGGACCACCAG TCGAGGCAACGGAGTACATTCTTCTCTGTGTTCTATCTGTGTATTAATGGCGGCAGCCTCCTCTCCACTCTCATCACCCCCATTCTCCGAG GTCAGCAGTGTGGTATTTACACTAAAAGTCAATGCTACCCGCTGGCTTTTGGTGTTCCTGCAGCCCTCATGGTGGTCTCTCTGA TTATTTTCATTGCTGGCAGTGGCATGTATGTTAAAACTGAACCTAAAGGCAACATTATGCTGGACGTGTGTAAATGCATCTGG TTTGCTATTAAGAACCGTTTCAGACACCGGAGCAGCAGATACCCAAAGAGAGAGCACTGGATGGACTGGGCTGATGAGAAATACGAT AAACTCCTCATTGCTCAAATAAAGATGGTGCTCAAAGTGCTGTTTCTCTACATTCCTCTCCCAATGTTCTGGACTCTGTTTGACCAAAAG GGCTCTCGTTGGACCCTCCAAGCAACCACCATGGACGGGACCCTT GGAGCGCTGGTTTTGCAGCCAGAGCAGATGCAG ACAGTGAACCCCATTTTGATTCTCACACTGGTACCCATCATGGACAGAATCGTGTATCCTCTAATCAGCAAGTGTGGCTTCAACTTCAC CCCTTTAAAGAGGATGACCACTGGGATGTTCTTGGCTGCCATGGCATTTGTAGCTGCAGCTCTGGTCCAGATGGAGATCGAT AAAACACTGCCAGTTTTTCCATCTTCCACACAAAGTCAGCTGAAGGTAGTGAATATGGGAAATGCTCAGCTTCAAGTCAACATCCCTCCCAATCCACCTTTTCTGCTTGGATCTCTGCAG GCCAGTGAGGACTATATGACATTTGACAGTCCAAATATTGCAGTTTCTTTGAATTCTGAGATCAATGAAACCTTCACCCTGGGTTTGGGACAACGTCAGACCCTCATCATCCCATCTGATCGTAGAAGTATGTATCTG GAAAAGGATTTAACCTCAAAACCAGAGCAAGGGAAAAATGCAGTCAG ATTTGTAAATGGTCGGAGTACACCACTCAATGTTTCAGATATTGGTCTCATCGAACCATCAGCTATTTCAAATCGAACAGAGGTTAAACAGGGGTC TCGGACATTTACGATCACTGAGGATGGGAATTCATGCAAGTTCTCTACACAGTTTGGGTTTGGAGGAGCATACACCTTTCTAATACCCAGCACACTGAACTGGGCTGAAAAT TGTGGTGGTTCTGTAGTGAAAGTGGAAGATATTCAGTCCAATTCTGTGAGCATGGCCCTTCAGATCCCTCAGTATTTCCTGATTACTGCAGGAGAAGTGGTGTTCTCTGTCACTGGCCTGGAATTCTCATACTCACAG GCCCCCAGCAACATGAAGGCAGTACTGCAGGCAGGCTGGCTCTTCACTGTGGCAGTGGGAAACTTAATTGTGCTGATTGTGGCAGAGCTGGCAAAGCTACCTGACAAG TGGGCAGAGTATGTGCTGTTTGCTTCTCTGTTAGTGGCAGTGTGTATAATCTTTTCAATAATGGCTTATTTCTACACCTACATCAACCCTGCTGAGATTGAGGCCCAGTTCAAGCAAAACAATGAGCTGGAACCAGAtgacaaagaaaagaaagaaagtaatgcTTTATATGAAACGATCGATGACAAATTGCAAATGCAAGTGGATGAAACCAAAATGACTAAAATCTGA